In one window of Rhizobium glycinendophyticum DNA:
- the trxA gene encoding thioredoxin — protein sequence MATVKVDTSNFQAEVLNASEPVVVDFWAEWCGPCKMIAPSLEEISNEMAGKVKIAKLNIDENPELAAQFGVRSIPTLAVFKGGEVADIKVGAAPKTALTSWIAGAA from the coding sequence ATGGCTACCGTGAAAGTCGACACATCCAATTTTCAGGCAGAGGTTCTCAACGCGTCCGAACCGGTCGTCGTCGATTTCTGGGCTGAATGGTGCGGCCCCTGCAAGATGATTGCTCCGAGCCTCGAAGAAATTTCGAACGAGATGGCCGGCAAGGTGAAGATTGCCAAGCTGAACATTGACGAAAATCCGGAGCTGGCTGCCCAGTTCGGCGTGCGGTCCATCCCGACGCTTGCTGTCTTCAAGGGTGGTGAAGTGGCTGACATCAAGGTCGGCGCCGCTCCGAAGACCGCGCTTACCAGCTGGATCGCCGGCGCGGCCTGA
- the addA gene encoding double-strand break repair helicase AddA, which yields MSESDLGIDTLPSNSDPAALLDWTSREQSRASHPGQSAWVSANAGSGKTHVLTQRVIRLLLAGARPSSILCLTYTKAAASEMSNRVFQRLAEWATLDDAELSQRIARIEQRQPDRVTLATARRLFAKALETPGGLKIQTIHAFCEALLHQFPLEANVAGHFNVLDDRAAVTVLAEARRSLLTATSTENDPALAEAFSKVLSIADESGLENLIGDIVANRHAVRDFRGAAERFGGLDLALRQRFGIGPTETELSRAADYWPLAGLSGPSFAHYIRLALEKGGEKVRAVAETLERALVETDPLLRVSLIDSAFLTSSETAKADSSLIAAAMTKAAPELKDAVIAAREHVMTRRDRLRIFRMYEATKAALTLALRLDTDYEELKKRRSQLDFEDLIVRTAQLLTRSDVGAWVHYKLDQGIDHILVDEAQDTSPIQWAVIRSLREDFFSGASAKAGIRTFFAVGDEKQSIYSFQGARPEQFSAEAKQTQTAVSQSGQTFNAVRLPLSFRSTESVLQAVDQVFLAPENRRGLSAGGDDIVHRSSRIGQPGVVDVWDMIVADKQEKTEDWTAPFDATPESAPSALLARRIAYQIREMVGRQTIIEDGRVRLIRPGDILVLVRKRDSFVNSLTRALKRPYNIPVAGADRLKLTSHIAVQDMLALGRFMLLPNDDLSLAALLKCPLFNHAEDDLLTLASERPEGESLWHRLQHQAEPEDSPWRRTFETLTLFFEQSRVFSVHDFFARVLGAHHGRKAYLARLGSEVSDILDEFLSFALAFETAGLPGLQSFISTLEMEAPEVKREQDKERNEVRIMTVHASKGLEAPIVFLVDGGSKPFNSNHLAKFRLLEAEDGVATPFWVPGKSLSNSLTQRDSDRLQALAEEEYRRLLYVAMTRAADRLIIAGYRGVNDPGDIWHRMVLDALKADETRCVPAEYHGPDGTWNGVRWSMPDRDREFPQALESSEEQHTIDLPKHLWRPLPPPIALPRPLSPSTAGSILIDDDSEDMITASALFVSDEKPDIALQRGRLIHRMLQNLPEVPRAEWADAAERYVNRSARFWPMPERQRLISTVLSILENPDLTSLFTDRSQAEVSVMGTLMLRGEPRAVSGRLDRMAVLPDKVVIADYKTNRKPPRDAASAPLSHRAQLAIYREILKPLYTEKSIECWLVYTETGSLVRLDDTVLARSLADLQTS from the coding sequence ATGAGTGAAAGCGATCTCGGCATCGACACGTTGCCCAGCAACAGCGACCCCGCCGCGTTGCTGGACTGGACCTCGCGAGAACAGTCCCGGGCCTCCCATCCAGGCCAGTCGGCCTGGGTGTCTGCTAATGCCGGTTCCGGCAAGACGCATGTCTTGACGCAGCGGGTGATCCGCCTGCTGCTCGCTGGCGCTCGCCCCTCCTCTATCCTCTGCCTCACCTATACCAAGGCTGCGGCTTCAGAGATGTCGAACCGCGTGTTTCAGCGCTTGGCTGAGTGGGCGACGCTCGATGACGCCGAGTTGTCTCAGCGGATTGCCAGGATTGAGCAGCGACAACCGGATCGCGTGACGCTCGCAACTGCTCGACGGCTATTTGCAAAAGCTTTGGAAACACCGGGTGGGTTGAAAATCCAGACCATCCACGCCTTCTGCGAGGCCTTGCTGCATCAATTTCCGCTGGAAGCGAATGTTGCTGGCCACTTCAATGTCTTGGACGATCGTGCGGCCGTAACCGTTCTTGCAGAGGCCAGGCGATCACTTTTGACGGCGACATCCACGGAAAACGATCCCGCGCTCGCCGAAGCTTTCTCCAAGGTTCTGAGCATTGCGGATGAAAGCGGATTGGAGAACCTGATCGGCGATATCGTTGCCAATCGGCACGCCGTACGTGATTTTCGTGGGGCAGCAGAAAGGTTTGGCGGGCTTGATCTCGCGCTGCGGCAGCGTTTCGGCATAGGTCCGACCGAAACCGAACTCTCGCGCGCCGCGGATTACTGGCCCCTTGCTGGGCTCTCGGGACCGAGCTTTGCGCATTATATCCGGCTGGCTTTGGAGAAGGGTGGAGAAAAGGTCCGCGCCGTTGCCGAGACCTTAGAACGTGCTCTTGTCGAAACCGATCCCCTGCTACGGGTAAGCCTGATCGATAGTGCCTTTTTGACAAGTTCGGAAACTGCCAAGGCCGATAGTTCCCTTATCGCCGCAGCCATGACGAAAGCGGCGCCCGAGCTTAAAGATGCCGTCATCGCTGCGCGCGAGCATGTCATGACGAGGCGCGACAGACTGCGGATATTCCGCATGTACGAAGCGACAAAGGCAGCCCTAACGCTCGCCCTGCGGCTGGACACTGATTACGAGGAGCTTAAGAAGCGGCGTTCACAGCTCGATTTCGAGGACCTGATCGTCCGCACCGCACAACTGCTGACGCGCAGCGATGTCGGCGCCTGGGTGCATTACAAACTTGACCAGGGCATCGATCATATCCTGGTCGACGAGGCGCAGGATACGAGCCCTATCCAATGGGCCGTTATTCGGTCGTTGCGGGAAGACTTCTTCAGCGGAGCCAGCGCGAAAGCGGGCATCCGCACCTTTTTCGCCGTGGGTGATGAGAAGCAGTCAATCTATTCCTTTCAGGGCGCACGTCCGGAACAGTTTTCGGCCGAGGCGAAGCAGACACAAACGGCTGTGTCCCAGAGCGGCCAGACCTTCAACGCGGTCCGATTGCCCCTCTCCTTCCGTTCCACCGAATCCGTTCTGCAGGCGGTTGATCAGGTATTCCTTGCACCGGAGAACCGTCGCGGCCTAAGCGCCGGCGGAGATGATATTGTTCATCGCTCCAGCCGGATTGGGCAACCCGGCGTCGTCGACGTTTGGGATATGATTGTCGCCGACAAACAGGAAAAGACGGAAGACTGGACCGCGCCTTTCGATGCAACGCCGGAAAGCGCACCGTCTGCGCTTCTGGCCAGGCGGATCGCCTACCAGATCCGCGAGATGGTCGGGCGCCAAACGATCATCGAAGACGGGCGCGTGCGCTTGATTCGGCCGGGCGATATCCTGGTTCTCGTCCGCAAACGCGACAGTTTCGTCAATTCCCTGACCCGTGCACTCAAGCGGCCGTATAACATTCCTGTCGCTGGTGCCGATCGGTTGAAGCTAACGAGCCACATCGCGGTCCAGGACATGCTGGCTCTGGGACGCTTCATGCTGCTGCCGAACGACGACCTGTCGCTCGCGGCGCTCTTGAAGTGCCCGCTCTTCAATCACGCAGAAGACGATCTTCTGACGCTAGCTTCGGAGCGGCCGGAAGGCGAGAGCCTGTGGCACCGTTTGCAGCACCAGGCTGAGCCTGAGGATTCCCCCTGGCGCCGAACCTTCGAGACGCTCACCTTATTTTTCGAGCAGTCGCGTGTGTTTTCGGTCCACGACTTCTTCGCCCGCGTGCTTGGCGCTCACCATGGGCGCAAGGCGTATCTCGCGCGGCTCGGATCTGAGGTGAGCGACATTCTCGACGAATTCCTGAGCTTTGCCCTCGCATTCGAGACGGCTGGTCTGCCCGGCCTGCAATCCTTCATCTCGACGCTGGAGATGGAAGCGCCGGAGGTGAAGCGTGAGCAGGACAAGGAGCGGAACGAAGTCCGCATCATGACCGTGCATGCCTCCAAAGGATTGGAGGCACCGATCGTGTTTCTGGTCGATGGTGGTTCAAAGCCATTCAACAGCAACCACCTGGCGAAGTTTCGCCTGCTGGAGGCGGAAGATGGTGTTGCAACCCCATTCTGGGTGCCGGGAAAGTCTCTGTCCAACTCCCTGACACAGCGTGACAGCGATCGACTGCAAGCTCTTGCGGAAGAGGAATATCGCCGGCTGCTCTATGTGGCGATGACACGGGCAGCTGACCGACTGATCATCGCCGGTTATCGCGGCGTCAATGATCCCGGCGATATCTGGCACCGGATGGTCCTCGACGCCCTCAAAGCCGACGAAACACGCTGCGTACCAGCAGAGTATCATGGGCCGGATGGAACCTGGAACGGCGTCCGTTGGAGCATGCCGGATCGAGACCGCGAATTTCCCCAAGCGCTCGAATCCAGCGAAGAACAGCATACGATCGACCTGCCGAAACATCTGTGGCGGCCTCTTCCCCCGCCCATCGCGCTACCACGTCCTTTAAGCCCATCGACCGCGGGAAGCATTCTGATCGATGACGACAGCGAGGACATGATCACGGCCTCGGCTCTCTTCGTATCGGATGAGAAGCCGGACATTGCCCTTCAGCGGGGTCGCCTGATCCACCGCATGCTGCAAAACCTTCCCGAGGTTCCCCGGGCGGAGTGGGCCGATGCGGCGGAGCGCTACGTGAACAGGTCGGCCCGTTTCTGGCCAATGCCAGAACGCCAGCGCCTCATCTCGACGGTATTGTCTATTCTGGAAAATCCAGACCTGACATCACTCTTCACTGACAGAAGCCAGGCGGAAGTCTCCGTCATGGGAACGCTGATGCTGCGTGGTGAGCCCCGGGCCGTTTCCGGCCGTCTGGACCGCATGGCCGTCCTTCCGGACAAGGTCGTGATCGCCGACTACAAGACCAACCGAAAACCGCCCCGCGACGCTGCCTCAGCACCCCTCTCGCACCGCGCACAGCTTGCGATCTACAGAGAGATCCTGAAACCGCTTTACACCGAAAAGTCCATCGAATGCTGGCTCGTCTACACCGAGACCGGAAGCCTCGTCCGTCTTGACGACACAGTCCTTGCGCGCTCCCTTGCCGACCTTCAAACATCGTGA
- the addB gene encoding double-strand break repair protein AddB — MAAESPRVFTIPPGRPFLKTLTQALLDGSLVQGYRYDPNDPLSLAKVTILVPTRRAARVLRSEFVDLLGGRSAILPNIRPLGETDDDIGYFDQGTPLLMDLAPPVSGTVMLLELARLILAWRNQLPEIVRSIHSDTPLVAPASPADAVWLARALVELIEAAETEGCDWENLNNLQSADFGSWWQLTLEFLKIATTFWPERLKELVRSSPARHRDAVLRAEAERLRRAASTGPIIVAGSTGSIPAAAELIAAIGGLDNGVVVLPGLDQHMPEEDWLKLNDRGMSALAPNPAVRGHPQYGLAQLLRHMGMERSEITALAQAEAVLQDRTEIVSRAMAPAEATDSWKSWRDDFATGRVLAAFQDVSLIEAANEREEATAIAIALRLALEETADVSESRVALITPDRALARRVMSELARFGIEADDSAGTPLTGTLAATLTQIVTEACLRPGDPVPIVSLIKHPLARFGFSEEAMRRAADALEVIALRGGIRMLDLAEMEVLFEEGMVEHLADRHKPQWRLSVPPEDLELARLLASKIVAGVEPLISAVVRSTDGSSLTHRFTLADWAERTGRVLEAVCIDDRQNLAALWGNEGGETLAQLLGQVMEADGQIEADGGQWVEILTALMAGQAVKPRAMRHPRVFIFGTLEARLQNVDMMVIGGMNEGSWPGQTKNNPFLSRMMKTDIGLEPPERQTGQVAHDFQMACGTRKLIFTRALRQGSAPTVASRWLQRLLALGGRELEEAMKLRGQVFRRYADLIDQGDSQPPAQRPAPRPRLELQPQSFSFSEVGRFRRDPYAIYARRILRLDAVEPFNQDPGAAERGTLYHRIVDRFVRENHDPSRRDAIDILRAITDEEFLTEALPLHLDVVWRQRFYAVASEFIEWERKRRPELRRILTEVRGSVVLEPVGITISGLADRIDIKGSGYADIIDYKTGLAPSVGQARSLLDPQLALEAAALLQGAFKPAGQVRPENLIYVRLRPGDRFKVDPVNNELSGRGDNKKSAADLASQAVDELGRFVAALHSGERGYVSRLIPAEQNSYGGEYDHLARVAEWSTADTEEASADE; from the coding sequence GTGGCAGCGGAATCCCCCCGTGTCTTTACCATTCCACCGGGGCGTCCTTTCCTTAAGACGCTGACGCAGGCGCTGCTCGACGGTTCGCTGGTGCAAGGTTACCGCTACGACCCCAACGACCCCCTGTCCCTAGCCAAGGTGACCATTCTCGTGCCGACGCGACGCGCGGCACGTGTGCTGCGGTCGGAATTTGTGGATCTGCTGGGAGGTCGGTCCGCAATCTTGCCTAACATTCGACCTCTCGGCGAAACGGACGATGACATCGGCTATTTCGATCAGGGCACGCCTCTCCTGATGGATCTCGCCCCGCCGGTCAGCGGCACAGTCATGCTGCTTGAGCTTGCCCGCTTGATCCTCGCCTGGCGAAACCAGTTGCCGGAAATCGTGCGCTCAATTCACAGCGACACGCCTCTTGTCGCTCCCGCAAGCCCGGCCGATGCCGTCTGGCTTGCTCGAGCGCTCGTCGAGTTGATCGAAGCGGCTGAGACTGAAGGCTGCGACTGGGAAAACCTGAACAACCTCCAATCGGCAGACTTCGGTTCCTGGTGGCAGCTGACGCTGGAATTCCTCAAGATCGCAACGACTTTCTGGCCTGAACGACTGAAGGAACTGGTGCGTTCGTCGCCCGCCCGGCACCGCGACGCCGTGTTGCGGGCTGAGGCCGAGCGCCTTCGCCGGGCGGCGTCCACCGGGCCGATCATCGTTGCTGGGTCGACGGGCTCGATTCCGGCTGCGGCGGAATTAATCGCTGCGATTGGTGGACTTGATAACGGGGTCGTCGTGCTGCCCGGCCTCGACCAACATATGCCGGAAGAAGACTGGCTGAAGCTGAATGATCGAGGCATGTCGGCCCTTGCGCCCAACCCGGCCGTTCGCGGGCATCCTCAGTATGGCCTCGCCCAGCTTTTGCGACACATGGGTATGGAGCGCAGCGAGATTACTGCGCTCGCCCAAGCAGAGGCCGTGCTGCAGGATCGGACGGAGATCGTCTCCCGGGCCATGGCGCCGGCCGAAGCCACCGACAGCTGGAAGTCTTGGCGCGACGATTTCGCAACCGGGCGCGTCTTGGCGGCTTTCCAAGACGTATCTTTGATCGAAGCAGCGAATGAGAGAGAGGAGGCGACGGCTATTGCAATAGCGCTTCGGCTTGCCCTCGAAGAGACGGCCGATGTCTCGGAAAGCCGCGTTGCCTTGATCACGCCCGACCGCGCGCTTGCGCGCCGCGTCATGTCCGAGTTGGCTCGCTTCGGTATCGAGGCCGACGATTCGGCGGGTACGCCATTGACGGGTACTCTTGCCGCTACCCTGACCCAGATCGTCACGGAAGCCTGCCTGAGGCCCGGCGACCCAGTCCCGATCGTGTCCCTGATCAAGCATCCGCTTGCCCGGTTCGGATTTTCTGAGGAAGCGATGCGCAGGGCTGCCGATGCGCTTGAGGTCATCGCTTTGCGCGGCGGCATCCGCATGCTGGATCTTGCCGAGATGGAGGTCCTCTTCGAGGAGGGGATGGTCGAACATCTGGCGGACCGGCACAAGCCCCAGTGGCGCCTCTCCGTCCCGCCGGAAGACCTCGAACTTGCTCGCCTTCTGGCGAGCAAGATTGTTGCAGGGGTGGAGCCACTGATTTCCGCAGTTGTTCGATCGACGGACGGTTCATCGCTGACGCATCGGTTTACCCTTGCCGATTGGGCCGAACGGACGGGCCGTGTTCTGGAGGCGGTTTGCATTGACGACCGACAGAATCTCGCGGCCCTATGGGGCAATGAGGGCGGCGAGACGCTGGCGCAACTGCTAGGTCAGGTGATGGAGGCCGACGGACAGATCGAGGCGGACGGAGGGCAATGGGTGGAGATCCTGACGGCGCTGATGGCCGGTCAGGCGGTCAAACCGAGAGCCATGCGCCATCCACGCGTCTTTATCTTCGGTACGCTCGAAGCCCGCCTGCAGAATGTCGACATGATGGTCATCGGCGGCATGAACGAGGGCAGCTGGCCGGGCCAGACCAAAAACAATCCCTTCCTATCGCGGATGATGAAGACCGACATCGGACTCGAACCACCCGAGCGACAGACCGGTCAGGTCGCGCACGACTTCCAGATGGCCTGTGGGACGCGCAAACTGATCTTCACCCGTGCGCTTCGACAGGGATCCGCCCCAACCGTTGCCTCCCGCTGGCTCCAGCGGCTTTTGGCGCTGGGGGGGCGTGAACTCGAGGAAGCAATGAAGCTGCGCGGCCAGGTGTTTCGCCGCTATGCCGATTTAATCGACCAGGGAGACAGCCAGCCGCCTGCCCAGCGTCCGGCGCCCCGGCCCCGTCTCGAACTTCAGCCTCAATCCTTCAGCTTTTCCGAAGTTGGCCGGTTCCGACGGGACCCCTATGCGATTTACGCGCGACGCATCCTCAGGCTCGATGCCGTGGAGCCGTTCAATCAGGATCCCGGTGCGGCGGAGCGTGGTACCCTTTATCATCGAATTGTCGATCGTTTCGTTCGAGAGAACCACGATCCCAGTCGCCGCGACGCCATCGACATCCTACGTGCCATCACCGACGAGGAGTTCCTGACGGAGGCCCTTCCCCTGCACCTCGACGTCGTGTGGCGCCAGCGCTTCTACGCCGTGGCATCCGAATTTATCGAATGGGAACGCAAGCGACGTCCGGAACTGCGCCGGATCCTGACGGAGGTCCGGGGGAGCGTAGTTCTGGAGCCCGTCGGCATCACCATCAGCGGCCTCGCCGACCGCATCGATATCAAGGGCAGCGGTTATGCAGACATCATCGACTACAAGACGGGTTTGGCGCCCAGTGTCGGGCAAGCCCGCAGCCTGCTCGATCCACAGCTGGCGCTTGAAGCCGCCGCCCTTCTGCAAGGGGCGTTCAAACCCGCCGGGCAGGTGCGACCGGAAAACCTGATCTATGTTCGCCTGAGGCCTGGGGACCGGTTCAAGGTGGATCCCGTGAACAACGAACTTAGCGGGCGCGGAGACAACAAGAAATCGGCAGCTGATCTGGCATCGCAGGCGGTCGATGAACTTGGCCGCTTCGTTGCCGCTCTCCATAGCGGGGAGCGCGGTTATGTCTCAAGGCTCATTCCCGCCGAGCAAAACAGTTACGGTGGCGAATACGATCATCTCGCGCGCGTCGCCGAGTGGTCGACGGCCGATACCGAGGAGGCGAGCGCCGATGAGTGA
- a CDS encoding nucleotidyltransferase family protein, which translates to MTITQAMVLAAGLGTRMRPITDTTPKPLVKIGGKAMIDYALDALREAGVTTVVVNVHHHADQMERHLANVEGLDIIISDERARLMDSGGGLARGLKLLDRAVPALVMNADLFWIGEPEGKPSNLTRLGNRFDPGTMDMAMLCVEESRTTGHNGKNDFSMAADGALTRFRVGDPAPVVYAGALTLMPALLSDAPEEPFNLNIYFDRAIAARRLFGEQLEGHWLTVGTPDAVAPAEAMIARYRQES; encoded by the coding sequence ATGACCATCACACAAGCCATGGTACTCGCGGCCGGTCTCGGTACGCGAATGAGACCTATCACCGACACGACGCCTAAACCGCTCGTCAAGATCGGCGGCAAGGCAATGATCGACTATGCGCTGGATGCTCTGAGAGAAGCAGGCGTTACGACGGTGGTGGTCAATGTCCATCATCATGCAGACCAGATGGAGCGCCATTTGGCGAACGTCGAAGGGTTGGACATCATCATTTCAGACGAGCGGGCGCGGCTGATGGATTCCGGCGGCGGGCTGGCCCGGGGCCTTAAACTCCTCGATCGCGCTGTACCGGCTCTCGTGATGAATGCGGATCTGTTCTGGATCGGTGAACCTGAGGGAAAACCTTCTAACCTCACGCGGTTAGGTAACCGTTTCGACCCCGGGACCATGGATATGGCGATGCTCTGCGTTGAAGAGAGCCGCACGACTGGCCACAATGGTAAGAACGACTTTTCCATGGCTGCGGACGGAGCGCTGACACGCTTTCGCGTCGGAGATCCTGCCCCGGTCGTCTATGCTGGTGCGCTGACCCTGATGCCGGCGCTGTTGTCCGACGCCCCGGAGGAACCCTTCAATCTCAACATCTATTTTGACCGTGCGATCGCCGCGCGACGGCTATTTGGAGAGCAACTCGAAGGACATTGGCTGACGGTTGGCACACCGGATGCTGTCGCACCGGCCGAGGCTATGATCGCTCGCTATCGGCAGGAGAGTTGA